The Akkermansia muciniphila genome contains a region encoding:
- the rplU gene encoding 50S ribosomal protein L21 — MAYAIFKTGGKQYRVQAGDVIDVECINTLEEGAEASFDQVLMVENDGNVTLGTPTVAGATVSAKVVSQFRDKKIIAFKFKRRKGFHKKKGSRRSLTKLEITAINA, encoded by the coding sequence ATGGCATACGCAATTTTCAAAACAGGTGGCAAGCAGTACCGCGTTCAGGCGGGCGACGTGATCGACGTTGAATGCATCAATACCCTCGAAGAGGGTGCTGAAGCAAGCTTTGATCAGGTGCTTATGGTGGAAAATGACGGAAACGTGACCCTCGGCACCCCCACGGTGGCAGGCGCTACGGTTTCCGCCAAGGTCGTCAGCCAATTCCGCGACAAGAAGATCATCGCTTTCAAATTCAAGCGCCGCAAGGGCTTCCACAAGAAGAAAGGTTCCCGCCGCTCCCTGACGAAGCTGGAAATCACCGCTATCAACGCCTAA
- the rpmA gene encoding 50S ribosomal protein L27: protein MAHKKGQGSVKNGRDSRSKRLGVKKFGGQEVIAGNIIIRQRGTKWHPGKGVGMGRDYTIFSLVDGRVFFDREGRRVNVAPEASDAAN, encoded by the coding sequence ATGGCTCACAAGAAAGGTCAAGGTTCTGTCAAGAACGGTCGCGACTCCCGCAGCAAGCGCCTCGGCGTTAAAAAATTCGGCGGGCAGGAAGTGATCGCGGGCAACATCATCATCCGCCAGCGCGGCACCAAGTGGCACCCCGGCAAGGGCGTGGGCATGGGCCGTGACTACACCATCTTCTCCCTCGTGGACGGCCGCGTGTTCTTTGACCGCGAAGGCCGCCGCGTTAACGTGGCTCCGGAAGCTTCCGACGCCGCCAACTAA